A genomic stretch from Carbonactinospora thermoautotrophica includes:
- a CDS encoding serine/threonine-protein kinase, with protein MGRWIGSGYELEEPLGSGAMGTVWRGVVRETGEAVAIKLLKEDLLSDTELVTRFLRERSVLLKLRHRNIVRVRDLVAEGNVLALVMDLIDGPTLRGYLRERGPLPPAEAARLMAEVADALAVAHAAGVVHRDLKPANVLMSRDGEQRPMLTDFGIARLTQSGDGPTLTRTHAFLGTPGYIAPEITIGRKAGPAVDVYAAGIVLYELVSGRTPFSGDNPIAVLRMHLEEPAVRPEEMPVELWSVVGRCLAKEPEERPSAEELAVRLRGFAAGIPADLTTPLAVSGSGTRDGEPHAGDGATRVFEPPAEGAAGTRVLPQPGATQLIGRPGETRRFDPTPPAPPRTWPGAPGYPPDAYPPARYPAVRSRPAPAPPPAPPPAYPAAPPPAVPARTSASPAPAPPPAPPGPPGPARRRPPAPPPRPRRSLLGRFLWWVARKVFKLMLFLAILAVILGVAAQWARDNLPSSIPDFGVEVPNLPGGQG; from the coding sequence TTGGGGAGGTGGATCGGGAGCGGGTACGAGCTCGAGGAGCCGCTGGGCAGCGGCGCCATGGGCACGGTGTGGCGCGGCGTCGTCCGCGAGACCGGCGAGGCCGTGGCGATCAAGCTCCTGAAGGAGGACCTGCTCAGCGACACCGAGCTGGTCACCCGGTTCCTGCGCGAGCGGTCGGTGCTGCTGAAGCTGCGGCACCGCAACATCGTCCGGGTACGTGACCTCGTCGCCGAGGGCAACGTGCTCGCCCTGGTCATGGACCTCATCGACGGCCCGACCCTGCGCGGGTACCTCCGGGAACGCGGTCCCCTGCCGCCCGCCGAGGCGGCCCGCCTCATGGCCGAGGTGGCCGACGCGCTGGCGGTCGCGCACGCCGCCGGCGTCGTGCACCGGGACCTGAAGCCGGCCAACGTGCTCATGTCCCGCGACGGGGAGCAGCGGCCGATGCTGACCGACTTCGGCATCGCGCGGCTCACCCAGAGCGGCGACGGCCCGACCCTGACCAGGACGCACGCGTTCCTGGGCACCCCCGGCTACATCGCGCCCGAGATCACGATCGGCCGCAAGGCCGGCCCGGCGGTGGACGTGTACGCGGCCGGGATCGTGCTGTACGAGCTGGTCAGCGGGCGTACCCCGTTCTCCGGCGACAACCCCATCGCCGTGCTGCGCATGCACCTGGAGGAGCCGGCGGTGCGGCCCGAGGAGATGCCGGTGGAGCTGTGGTCGGTCGTCGGCCGCTGCCTGGCCAAGGAACCGGAGGAGCGGCCGAGCGCCGAGGAGTTGGCCGTTCGGCTGCGTGGGTTCGCGGCCGGTATACCGGCGGATCTCACCACACCGCTGGCCGTGTCGGGCTCCGGGACACGGGACGGCGAGCCGCACGCGGGGGACGGGGCGACCAGGGTGTTCGAGCCGCCGGCGGAAGGCGCCGCCGGCACCCGGGTGCTGCCCCAGCCGGGGGCCACGCAGCTCATCGGCAGGCCCGGGGAGACCAGGCGGTTCGACCCGACGCCGCCGGCACCGCCGCGGACCTGGCCCGGTGCGCCCGGCTACCCGCCGGATGCGTACCCGCCCGCGCGATACCCGGCCGTCCGCTCACGCCCGGCACCCGCGCCGCCACCCGCGCCGCCTCCTGCGTACCCGGCCGCGCCGCCACCCGCTGTGCCGGCGCGCACCTCGGCGTCCCCGGCCCCGGCCCCGCCACCCGCGCCACCCGGGCCACCCGGGCCGGCCCGGAGGAGACCCCCGGCCCCGCCGCCGCGTCCGCGGCGGTCGTTGCTCGGCCGGTTCCTCTGGTGGGTCGCGCGCAAGGTGTTCAAGCTCATGCTCTTCCTGGCGATCCTCGCGGTGATCCTCGGCGTGGCGGCCCAGTGGGCCCGAGACAACCTGCCGTCGTCGATCCCGGACTTCGGGGTGGAGGTCCCGAACCTCCCCGGAGGCCAGGGGTAA
- a CDS encoding FHA domain-containing protein has product MQLRFTVAAPRLGREPVDVLLSAPAGTRLGQVADALRRAVRTPFGRLYCGDLLLPDDAPLGVPPLVHGALVTIDAPGPAWPVPGALELRVVSGPDAGGVHLLRSGEATIGRQADVRLDDPDVSRRHAALTWSGDVVRVRDLGSTNGTLLVTAADVVQVGPEPVELPPGALLRVGESLLEVAVGAPVAEPPPGDGRGHLYVTRQVRPPLTPRTVRIKLPAGSALRRLVARWSARDEVAERLRHDEDVREQVRDALAEEVRLRREAAPSPAELLLTALGRGPRLWERSVDAGIVVRLGVTGLPSWVSVQSSTEHRTLTAPYVPVTVDLRAAGTLGLAGPRTRVDGVARWVVAQVAGCYSPAEVGLAIAVGGGDPAAGWWWARWLPHLGEARLGLGGEATRLLEALAVGASQDADTRPLVLVTDLAGHPALGELPSHACAVVLTDDADRLPATCAARVLVTGEVGTQLRIEWPLAEQDGATGAARAAPLPGPLADVPVECVSAAWAERYARALAPLREAPQQTRMTQKTLSDQVDGAGEPVRLARLLKLDPPRGARGVSPRTAWSERVAALWRGGRKPMVAVLGAADDRPYPVDLRAEGPHALFVGPAASALLRAVLVSLAATNRPAEVGFALLPGTAALDGLPHCVGSLPPGEGARSRIRAELARREELLKDAGVDDYPAYRAAGHRLHRLVIAVDDLSGLAGRDPALLDLLQDAAGDGHRLGVHLLCATSRLTDALRPVRDLADLRVVAGPAEPAAVRETLGVDRPVTGHRAYARSGPGPVVTFRYATVDTCPGEPAVAPLDWAALTGAALTGARAVDPGSDLALLVAAVAEAARAEDVPPPLPLATGWQGGGCAPEYPGNPPPGPG; this is encoded by the coding sequence ATGCAGCTCCGGTTCACCGTCGCCGCGCCACGCCTGGGCCGGGAGCCGGTCGACGTGCTCCTCTCCGCCCCGGCCGGCACCCGGCTCGGCCAGGTCGCCGACGCGCTGCGCCGCGCGGTGCGTACGCCGTTCGGTCGCCTGTACTGCGGTGATCTGCTGCTTCCCGACGACGCGCCGCTGGGCGTTCCCCCGCTGGTGCACGGCGCGCTGGTGACGATCGACGCCCCCGGCCCGGCCTGGCCCGTGCCCGGCGCGCTGGAGCTGCGCGTGGTGAGCGGCCCGGACGCGGGCGGCGTCCACCTGCTGCGGTCGGGCGAGGCGACGATCGGCCGCCAGGCGGACGTGCGCCTCGACGACCCGGACGTGTCCCGGCGGCACGCCGCGCTGACCTGGTCCGGGGACGTCGTGCGGGTCCGCGACCTCGGCTCCACGAACGGCACCCTGCTGGTCACCGCCGCCGACGTGGTCCAGGTGGGCCCGGAGCCGGTGGAGCTGCCGCCCGGGGCGCTGCTGCGCGTCGGCGAATCCCTGCTCGAGGTGGCGGTCGGCGCGCCCGTGGCGGAGCCGCCGCCCGGTGACGGACGTGGACACCTGTACGTGACTCGCCAGGTCCGCCCGCCCCTGACCCCGCGAACGGTGCGGATCAAGCTGCCGGCCGGGTCCGCGCTGCGCCGGCTGGTGGCCCGCTGGAGCGCCCGCGACGAGGTGGCCGAGCGGCTGCGGCACGACGAGGACGTGCGCGAGCAGGTCCGGGACGCGCTCGCCGAAGAGGTACGGCTGCGCCGCGAGGCCGCCCCGAGCCCGGCGGAGCTGCTGCTCACCGCGCTCGGCCGGGGGCCGCGGCTGTGGGAGCGGTCGGTCGACGCCGGGATCGTGGTCCGCTTGGGCGTGACCGGCCTGCCGTCCTGGGTGTCGGTGCAGTCCTCGACGGAGCACCGGACGCTGACCGCTCCGTACGTGCCGGTCACCGTGGACCTGCGCGCGGCCGGCACGCTCGGCCTGGCCGGTCCCCGCACCCGGGTGGACGGCGTGGCCCGCTGGGTGGTGGCCCAGGTGGCGGGCTGTTACTCACCGGCTGAGGTAGGGCTGGCGATCGCCGTCGGCGGCGGGGACCCGGCGGCCGGCTGGTGGTGGGCCCGGTGGCTGCCGCACCTGGGCGAGGCGCGGCTCGGCCTGGGCGGCGAGGCGACCCGACTGCTGGAGGCGCTGGCGGTGGGCGCGTCGCAGGACGCGGACACCCGCCCGCTCGTGCTCGTCACCGACCTGGCCGGCCATCCGGCGCTGGGCGAGTTGCCGTCGCACGCGTGCGCGGTCGTGCTCACCGACGACGCCGATCGACTGCCGGCGACCTGCGCGGCGCGCGTCCTGGTGACCGGGGAGGTCGGCACGCAGCTGCGGATCGAATGGCCCCTGGCGGAGCAGGACGGGGCGACCGGCGCGGCCCGGGCGGCGCCGCTGCCCGGGCCGCTGGCCGACGTGCCGGTCGAGTGTGTGTCGGCGGCCTGGGCCGAGCGGTACGCGCGGGCGCTGGCGCCGCTGCGCGAGGCGCCGCAGCAGACGCGGATGACCCAGAAAACGCTGTCCGACCAGGTGGACGGGGCCGGCGAACCGGTGCGGCTGGCGCGCCTGCTCAAGCTGGACCCGCCTCGGGGGGCGCGGGGGGTGTCCCCCCGCACGGCGTGGAGCGAGCGGGTCGCCGCCCTGTGGCGGGGCGGCCGCAAGCCGATGGTGGCCGTGCTGGGTGCTGCGGACGACCGCCCGTACCCGGTGGACCTGCGCGCCGAGGGGCCGCACGCGCTGTTCGTGGGCCCGGCCGCGAGCGCCCTGCTGCGTGCCGTGCTCGTGTCGCTCGCCGCGACGAACCGCCCCGCCGAGGTGGGGTTCGCCCTCCTGCCGGGCACGGCGGCCCTGGACGGGCTCCCCCACTGCGTGGGCAGCCTGCCGCCGGGAGAAGGGGCGCGGAGCCGCATCCGCGCCGAGCTGGCCCGGCGGGAGGAGTTGCTCAAGGACGCCGGGGTCGACGACTACCCGGCGTACCGGGCGGCCGGACACCGGCTGCACCGCCTGGTGATCGCGGTGGACGACCTGAGCGGCCTGGCCGGACGCGACCCGGCCCTGCTGGACCTGCTCCAGGACGCCGCCGGGGACGGCCACCGGCTGGGCGTGCACCTGCTCTGCGCCACCAGCCGGCTCACCGACGCGCTGCGGCCGGTGCGGGACCTCGCCGACCTGCGCGTGGTCGCGGGCCCGGCGGAGCCCGCGGCGGTCCGGGAGACGCTCGGCGTGGACCGGCCGGTGACCGGCCACCGGGCGTACGCGCGCAGCGGACCCGGACCGGTGGTGACGTTCCGGTACGCGACGGTGGACACCTGCCCCGGCGAGCCGGCCGTGGCGCCGCTGGACTGGGCGGCGCTGACCGGGGCGGCGCTGACCGGGGCGCGCGCCGTGGACCCCGGGAGTGACCTCGCCCTGCTGGTGGCGGCGGTCGCGGAGGCCGCCCGCGCCGAGGACGTCCCCCCTCCCCTGCCCCTGGCCACGGGCTGGCAAGGTGGCGGATGCGCGCCGGAATACCCCGGGAATCCGCCGCCCGGGCCGGGTTAG
- a CDS encoding ABC transporter ATP-binding protein — protein sequence MAEVVLRDVSKIYADGTHAVRGLDLSIADGEFLVLVGPSGCGKTTALRMVAGLEEITSGEIRIGGRVVNDVPPRDRDVAMVFQSYALYPHLSVRENIAFGLRLRKLPKDEINRKVQEAAKILGLEEYLDRKPRNLSGGQRQRVAMGRAIVRKPQVFLMDEPLSNLDAKLRVQMRAEIARIQRRLGVTTIYVTHDQTEAMTLGDRVAVMKKGELQQVDAPQVLYDYPVNLFVAGFIGSPAMNLFEGRITTAGDGTYQLLAGSQRLLIEPKVFEARPALYAYLDRPVIVGLRPEDMEDASLVQAREGCTLTSTADLVEAMGSDVLVHFGIDAPKVVTDDTKELARDAGTDVLGALDERGHSVLVARFSPRTRVREGGPVTVHVATDRLHFFDPKTGTSIWNSETAGAGTASARRSTGEG from the coding sequence TTGGCAGAAGTCGTCCTCAGGGACGTCAGCAAGATTTACGCCGACGGCACGCACGCCGTGCGCGGCCTCGACCTCAGCATCGCCGACGGAGAATTCCTCGTACTGGTTGGTCCCTCCGGCTGCGGCAAGACCACGGCGCTGCGCATGGTGGCCGGCCTGGAAGAGATCACATCCGGCGAGATCCGGATCGGCGGCAGGGTCGTCAACGACGTCCCGCCCCGGGATCGTGACGTGGCGATGGTCTTCCAGAGCTACGCGCTGTACCCGCACCTGTCCGTGCGGGAGAACATCGCCTTCGGCTTGCGGCTCCGCAAGCTGCCCAAGGACGAGATCAACCGGAAGGTGCAGGAGGCGGCCAAGATCCTCGGCCTGGAGGAGTACCTGGACCGCAAGCCGCGCAACCTGTCCGGCGGCCAGCGGCAGCGGGTCGCCATGGGCCGCGCGATCGTGCGCAAGCCCCAGGTGTTCCTGATGGATGAGCCGCTGTCCAACCTGGACGCCAAGCTGCGGGTGCAGATGCGCGCGGAGATCGCCCGGATCCAGCGCAGGCTGGGCGTCACCACCATCTACGTGACGCACGACCAGACCGAGGCGATGACGCTCGGCGACCGGGTGGCGGTCATGAAGAAGGGCGAGCTGCAGCAGGTGGACGCTCCCCAGGTGCTCTACGACTACCCGGTGAACCTGTTCGTCGCGGGCTTCATCGGGTCGCCGGCGATGAACCTGTTCGAAGGCCGGATCACCACGGCCGGGGACGGGACGTACCAGCTGCTCGCCGGCAGCCAGCGGCTGCTGATCGAGCCGAAGGTGTTCGAGGCCCGGCCGGCGCTGTACGCGTACCTGGACCGGCCGGTCATCGTGGGCCTGCGGCCGGAGGACATGGAGGACGCGAGCCTGGTCCAGGCCCGGGAGGGGTGCACGCTCACCTCCACCGCGGACCTGGTCGAGGCGATGGGGTCCGACGTCCTGGTGCACTTCGGGATCGACGCGCCCAAGGTGGTGACCGACGACACCAAGGAGCTGGCCCGGGACGCGGGCACCGACGTGCTGGGCGCGCTGGACGAGCGCGGGCACTCGGTCCTGGTCGCGCGGTTCAGCCCGCGCACCCGGGTCCGGGAAGGGGGCCCGGTCACCGTGCACGTGGCGACCGACCGGCTGCACTTCTTCGACCCGAAGACCGGCACGTCGATCTGGAACAGCGAGACCGCCGGGGCGGGGACCGCCTCGGCCCGGCGGTCCACCGGAGAAGGGTGA
- a CDS encoding ABC transporter substrate-binding protein produces the protein MRRGMLSIVLGLALAATACGGSGDSGGSGGAQQGGALQGQRITVAAVWTGAEQDNFKKVLQAFEEKTGAKAEFLATGDNVSTFIGTKIQGGQAPDVVMVPQVGVLQQFARNGWLVPLSADVAKEVDANYAKVWKDLGTVDGKFYGLYFKVANKSTIWYNTQAFQNAGVQPPKTWDEFVRVSQQLADAGTAPMSIGAADGWVLTDWFENVYLSQAGPQKYDQLAKHEIKWTDPSVTKALQTLAELWSKPNFMPGGPQTALQVEFPDSVSQVFSDEPKAAMVYEGDFVAGNIATTGKKVGQDANFFPFPAAPGGSQAPLVSAGDAAVVLKAGKNQQAAQEFVKFLATPDAAKVWATAGGFLSPNKKLDASAYPDDVTRQIAKQLIDAGDAVRFDMSDQAPAAFGGTKGAGEWKILQDFLGNLSDVQGAVQTTAQRLEQEATKAYGS, from the coding sequence ATGCGACGAGGCATGCTCAGCATCGTGCTCGGACTCGCCCTGGCCGCTACGGCCTGCGGCGGCAGTGGCGACAGCGGCGGCAGCGGCGGCGCCCAGCAGGGCGGCGCGCTGCAGGGCCAGCGGATCACCGTCGCCGCCGTGTGGACCGGCGCGGAGCAGGACAACTTCAAGAAGGTGCTGCAGGCCTTCGAGGAGAAGACCGGCGCCAAGGCCGAGTTCCTGGCCACCGGTGACAACGTCTCCACGTTCATCGGCACGAAGATCCAGGGCGGCCAGGCGCCGGACGTGGTGATGGTCCCGCAGGTCGGCGTGCTGCAGCAGTTCGCCAGGAACGGCTGGCTGGTGCCGCTGTCGGCGGACGTGGCGAAGGAGGTCGACGCGAACTACGCCAAGGTCTGGAAGGACCTCGGTACGGTCGACGGCAAGTTCTACGGCCTGTACTTCAAGGTCGCCAACAAGTCCACGATCTGGTACAACACCCAGGCCTTCCAGAACGCCGGCGTGCAGCCGCCGAAGACCTGGGACGAGTTCGTCAGGGTGAGCCAGCAGCTCGCCGACGCCGGCACCGCCCCGATGTCGATCGGCGCGGCGGACGGCTGGGTGCTCACCGACTGGTTCGAGAACGTCTACCTCAGCCAGGCCGGCCCGCAGAAGTACGACCAGCTGGCCAAGCACGAGATCAAGTGGACCGACCCGTCGGTGACCAAGGCGCTCCAGACGCTGGCCGAGCTGTGGAGCAAGCCGAACTTCATGCCGGGCGGCCCGCAGACGGCCCTGCAGGTCGAGTTCCCCGACTCGGTCTCGCAGGTGTTCTCCGACGAGCCGAAGGCCGCCATGGTGTACGAGGGCGACTTCGTCGCCGGCAACATCGCCACGACCGGCAAGAAGGTCGGCCAGGACGCCAACTTCTTCCCGTTCCCGGCCGCCCCGGGCGGCAGCCAGGCCCCGCTGGTGAGCGCGGGTGACGCGGCCGTGGTGCTGAAGGCCGGCAAGAACCAGCAGGCCGCGCAGGAGTTCGTGAAGTTCCTGGCCACGCCGGACGCCGCGAAGGTGTGGGCCACCGCCGGCGGCTTCCTCTCCCCCAACAAGAAGCTGGACGCGAGCGCGTACCCGGACGACGTCACCCGGCAGATCGCCAAGCAGCTGATCGACGCGGGCGACGCGGTGCGGTTCGACATGTCCGACCAGGCCCCGGCCGCGTTCGGCGGCACCAAGGGCGCCGGCGAGTGGAAGATCCTGCAGGACTTCCTGGGCAACCTGAGTGACGTCCAGGGCGCTGTCCAGACGACGGCGCAGCGGCTGGAGCAGGAAGCGACCAAGGCGTACGGAAGCTGA
- a CDS encoding ABC transporter permease, which yields MAANNDQAPSAGEASPADGAAAIAARAGRPGRGGLRPPGWLALAFLLPALLILGALVLYPILYSIGRSLFDASGTRFVGLGNYVDMFTDRATLTAIRNNAIWVAVAPTLVTGLGLIFAVLTERVRWATAFKLLIFMPMAISFLAAGIIFRLVYEQDPQRGVANAILVAVHDTFAESSKYPGARPRDTRLLVKQADGSYATGTALRTGSTVQFGLVGVAPTKLPEEARPAAAPPSAGNGQLAGTVWLDFALGGGGRPGQIDPREKGMPGVKVEAIRDGKVVDTAETGPNGEFRFSGLPDGGYTLRLAASNFAPPYNGLSWLGPMLITPAIISAYVWMWAGFAMVLIAAGLSAIPRDVLEAARVDGATEWQVFRRVTMPLLAPVLVVVFVTLVINVLKIFDLVYIIAPGSVQQDANVLALQMWLVSFGGGNNQGLGSAIAVFLFLLVVPAMLFNIRRFRRESR from the coding sequence ATGGCAGCGAACAACGACCAGGCGCCGTCCGCGGGCGAGGCTTCGCCCGCGGACGGCGCCGCCGCCATCGCCGCGCGGGCGGGGAGACCGGGCCGGGGCGGCCTGCGCCCGCCCGGTTGGCTGGCGCTGGCGTTCCTGCTCCCGGCCCTGCTCATCCTGGGCGCGCTGGTCCTGTACCCGATCCTGTACTCGATCGGGCGGAGCCTGTTCGACGCGTCCGGCACGCGGTTCGTCGGCCTCGGGAACTACGTGGACATGTTCACCGACCGGGCGACGCTGACCGCGATCCGGAACAACGCGATCTGGGTGGCCGTCGCGCCGACCCTGGTCACCGGGCTCGGCCTGATCTTCGCCGTGCTCACCGAGCGGGTACGCTGGGCGACCGCGTTCAAGCTGCTGATCTTCATGCCGATGGCGATCTCGTTCCTCGCCGCCGGCATCATCTTCCGGCTCGTGTACGAGCAGGACCCGCAGCGCGGGGTGGCCAACGCGATCCTGGTGGCCGTCCACGACACGTTCGCCGAGTCGTCGAAGTACCCCGGGGCGCGGCCTCGGGACACCAGGCTCCTGGTCAAGCAGGCCGACGGGTCTTATGCGACCGGGACCGCGTTGCGGACCGGCTCGACCGTGCAGTTCGGCCTGGTCGGCGTCGCGCCGACCAAGCTGCCGGAGGAGGCCCGGCCCGCCGCCGCCCCGCCGAGCGCCGGGAACGGCCAACTCGCCGGCACCGTGTGGCTGGACTTCGCGCTCGGCGGCGGGGGCCGGCCCGGGCAGATCGACCCCAGGGAGAAGGGCATGCCCGGGGTCAAGGTCGAGGCGATCCGGGACGGCAAGGTCGTCGACACCGCCGAGACCGGCCCGAACGGGGAGTTCCGGTTCAGCGGGCTGCCCGACGGCGGGTACACGCTGCGGCTCGCGGCCTCGAACTTCGCCCCGCCGTACAACGGCCTGTCCTGGCTCGGGCCCATGCTCATCACCCCGGCGATCATCTCCGCGTACGTGTGGATGTGGGCCGGGTTCGCGATGGTGCTCATCGCGGCGGGCCTGTCGGCGATCCCGCGGGACGTGCTGGAGGCCGCGCGGGTGGACGGGGCGACCGAGTGGCAGGTGTTCCGCCGGGTCACCATGCCGCTGCTCGCGCCGGTGCTGGTCGTCGTCTTCGTCACGCTGGTCATCAACGTGCTGAAGATCTTCGACCTGGTGTACATCATCGCGCCCGGCTCGGTGCAGCAGGACGCGAACGTGCTGGCCCTGCAGATGTGGCTGGTGTCCTTCGGCGGCGGGAACAACCAGGGGCTCGGCAGCGCGATCGCCGTGTTCCTGTTCCTGCTGGTAGTGCCCGCGATGCTGTTCAACATCCGTCGGTTCCGCCGGGAGAGTCGATGA
- a CDS encoding carbohydrate ABC transporter permease, translating into MGAPRRGFASRVVNRVGGGLVQVFLALVAVFWLIPTFGLLIASLRTEAANSESGWWTVFTEPAQLTLENYADLLANPSIIEAFFNTFLITVPSTVIIVIVAALAAYAFAWIEFPGRDWLFLAVVALLVVPIQVGLIPVAKLFGALGIFGTIPGVVLFHVAYGLPFAIFLLRNYFAEIPRDLLEAARMDGGTEWTIFHKVVMPLGLPAIASLTIFQFLWVWNDMLVALVFSGRGSQPLTVALQQEVRQFGANFDVLAPGAFLSLVVPLIVFFAFQRYFVQGVMAGSVK; encoded by the coding sequence CTGGGCGCCCCGCGACGCGGCTTCGCCTCCCGGGTGGTGAACCGCGTCGGCGGCGGGCTGGTCCAGGTCTTCTTGGCGCTCGTCGCCGTGTTCTGGCTGATCCCCACCTTCGGCCTGCTGATCGCCTCGCTGCGCACCGAGGCGGCGAACAGCGAGAGCGGCTGGTGGACGGTCTTCACCGAGCCCGCGCAGCTCACCCTGGAGAACTACGCCGACCTGCTCGCGAACCCCTCGATCATCGAGGCGTTCTTCAACACGTTCCTGATCACCGTGCCGTCCACGGTGATCATCGTCATCGTGGCGGCGCTGGCGGCGTACGCGTTCGCCTGGATCGAGTTCCCGGGCCGGGACTGGCTGTTCCTCGCGGTGGTGGCGCTGCTCGTGGTGCCCATCCAGGTGGGCCTGATCCCGGTCGCGAAACTGTTCGGCGCGCTGGGGATCTTCGGCACGATCCCGGGCGTGGTGCTGTTCCACGTCGCGTACGGCCTGCCGTTCGCGATCTTCCTGCTGCGCAACTACTTCGCCGAGATCCCGCGCGACCTGTTGGAGGCGGCGCGCATGGACGGCGGCACCGAATGGACGATCTTTCACAAGGTGGTCATGCCGCTCGGCCTGCCGGCGATCGCGTCGCTGACGATCTTCCAGTTCCTGTGGGTCTGGAACGACATGCTGGTCGCGCTGGTCTTCTCCGGGCGCGGCTCCCAGCCGCTGACCGTGGCGTTGCAGCAGGAGGTCCGCCAGTTCGGCGCGAACTTCGACGTGCTCGCCCCGGGCGCGTTCCTCTCCCTGGTGGTGCCGCTGATCGTGTTCTTCGCCTTCCAGCGGTACTTCGTCCAGGGCGTGATGGCCGGCTCGGTGAAGTGA